GTTTGAATCGAACTTCTTCcctacgattcatatttcggacgatTGAAATTGGTGCtactaatttgaatttttaggCTTATTATGGATGCAAAGCGTAGATTCATGTAACTCACCAAAATAATTGAAATCttgtataaataatacacatgATTTTCAACTACAGACCAGTAGATAGATATGAGGGAAGTTGAATAGTTAGCGGACAATGTGCAATTGGATGAACTTTTAACAGAAGAAACGTTGAACCCTCCATATGTTGCTGTGTGTCCTGGCAACTCATCAGCTCAAGGTAGAAGAAAGCCTCACGTTACTTCTGCAGTGGCCACAAGCGAGTCATGGAATATGTTGCATAAAAAAGCAGAAACTGCGAAAATGTTGATTGAGATGACGAAGCGCCAAAAACTTGAGGGAAGGAAAAGAAAAACTAAGTTGAAgtagaaagaagaagaaatccaAACATTAGCTAAGTTGAGGAAGCAGGAAGAACAGATGAATCAAAAAGAAAAacttgaggaggcgatctgacgtagtggtaacacccatacttctcacgctaaagatcacgagttcaattctcacttctgacattcttccaaaaatggaagtaataactatgaaccagccaaaaagtgttgtaagtcactataatacaggaaaaaacttgaagaactgaaaaaagcaaaaaaagctGCAAATGCACGATTTATGAATTAAGAGAGGGAAAATTTAGGGGAAAAAAATTGGGGAAGGGGTGatgaaaattatttaaaaaacaaaaattttaaattctatAAGCCATCAATGGTTATAGAAAGTTTTGAATACATTTGTGCATGCATGGAAGGACTCAGTCATTGTTGTTTTCGCATGTTTGATAATTTTCTTGCTTCAGTAATTGTACAGAAATATACATTGAGTTTTAAACCACAAGAAACCGTTAtgcaaacagagtgtccgaaattcgaattcactCTGTACGGAATTAGTTTTTTTCCATAGATAGTGTCAgaaatttgattcttattcgcttcaattgaaaaacattattATTCGGTAATTtctaatgttttcaatcaaataggtactaaagtagaaagcttaaaagcttaTTGAagtaatttaataaaaatatcaaccaaataagaCTTTTGCAAAAAGTTTAGATCaattttctgcatcaaatgccttaagcgtccgaaatatgattcaaaacggTAGGAACCTATTACTTCAATGATGGTTTACTATGTGTTTTGAAGATCTAGAAAGAACATAATCTTGAAATTGGACCGGAGTGCAATAATTTCTGCGGAAAATCGGATAAGGAACGAATCGAACGAGCGGAGGGGCGGATGTCAAAAGCAGCTAGAGAAGTCCGCAAGTCCAATTTGGCAACAAAAAAGCGACAATCACATTTTAAGCGTTGTAGGACAGTTTTATGGTTTTGTGATCGCAGATTGAAGGTACGatgtaaaatgaaagaaataaatGTGTCGGAGCGGTCCATCCGAttgtaatgaatttttttccagattccccactaaatttcctaTCATAGtccgtaggattttttttgatactttgaaaaataaatttttgctgaatgtttttgtctcgatttatgaggcaaaaacacattttttttacaaaaaatggtgccatttcaatatttcgaaaaaatcctacgttcgatgacaggaaatttagtggagaatctgggaaaaaaatcaaaaaaaaattagggggACCATCACTTTAGGTGaagtaaaaaatctaacttcctTATCTCTATAGATGGAGATAattatagttcgacaatgttgtagctccagttAGTTTAATCAACTTCGTGGAACgaaagtcttctgaagacagtttgcatgtagaatttaaaatataaaaatcaaactttgttaaattggaagggctttctaataaaaatatacaaaaaaattcgTATTTCTggaaattgttttattccaGAAATACGAAGAGCGCGATAGCGCTTCTCTTGTTTTATGTTGACAACATTGGTTTGGCTTATAGTGATGTTTAGTGAATAGGCTCAAAATACTGACCCGTCGCCTTGTGAATCTCCTGTCCCGAAAGTTGCTTGAAGTCTGATTTTACCAATTTCGCATGCAGAAAGCATGGCTCTTTTGGCTTGGACACCAATTTAACACCTTCAAAATAATGGGTACTCAGGTTTTTCAAATGCACCCTTAAAAGAAACGCGCCAAACTCAGATTGAGAACATTTTGATCATTCCACcctttactaaaaaaaatgttgtttgtTCCTTGTAACCCTCCGCAGAACTCCGAGCTTTTCACGCTCACGTATGGCGCCCTGGTGTCGCAGATGCTGCGTGACTTCGAAAACATCGAAGACGTCAACAAGCAGCTGGAACGCATCGGTTACAATATGGGCATGCGTCTGATCGAGGACTTCCTCTCGCGGACCAACTCACCACGCTGTCTGGACATGCGCGAAACCGCCGACAAGATACAGCTGGCCTTCCGGATGTATCTGAACGTGCAGCCGACGATTTCGAACTGGGCCGCCTCGGGAGACGAATTCTCACTCGTATTCGACAGCAACCCGTTGACGGAATTTGTGGAGCTACCGGCGGACTACCAGCAGCTGCGGTACAGCTCGATCATATGTGGCTGCATAAGGGGCGCGTTGGAGATGGTCCAACTGGAGGTACAGTGCTGGTTCGCCCAGGATCAACTCAAGGGAGATGCCAACACGGAGATACGGGTAAAATTCATCCGACGACTGGAGGATGCTGTGCCCGCTGGGGAGGACTAAGTTCTGGGCTGTTCTGGTCCGGTTCTCTAGGGGATAATATTGTAAGTGACTCCAACTGCATTCCTTTTTCGTTGATCGTGAATCGAATATCGCGCGG
The Toxorhynchites rutilus septentrionalis strain SRP chromosome 2, ASM2978413v1, whole genome shotgun sequence genome window above contains:
- the LOC129771335 gene encoding trafficking protein particle complex subunit 3-like isoform X2 encodes the protein MSRQNTRLDTKKVNSELFTLTYGALVSQMLRDFENIEDVNKQLERIGYNMGMRLIEDFLSRTNSPRCLDMRETADKIQLAFRMYLNVQPTISNWAASGDEFSLVFDSNPLTEFVELPADYQQLRYSSIICGCIRGALEMVQLEVQCWFAQDQLKGDANTEIRVKFIRRLEDAVPAGED